Below is a window of Lentimicrobium sp. L6 DNA.
AGTGCATCGTCTTGTATTTTAGTTTTACTTTATGTTCTTTTCCATGGAATATATCAATACTCCTTTTGATGTGAGAAAGTTGATTCTTGCTGGACTTGTATTCATATTTAGTGACCAATCAATAAATTCTAAAACTGGAAGTGGATGATATGTTTCTTCTCCAGTGATTAGATTATGAGTGATAAAGAAGCTGTTGCTGGTATAAAACAACATATCTTTGAAAACCTGAATTTTTTTCAATCCAAACAATGCTAATTTCCTTACAAATCTACCATTTTCATCGAAAATATAAACCCCAGTTGATGGATTGTTAATAAAAAGTCTGTTGGCTTCCGTCATCATGAAATTGGGTTGGGGTTCCAAATCCATTAATTCATCTAATGCATCACCTCTGAAATCAATTCTATTTTCTTGATCCAATAATACAATTTCGGAAGTGTTGGCATCATAAACCCAATAGGCATCGTTGTATTCGTCGAGACATGCCAGTGAAGAAAACCCCAAATTGTTTATACTTAAATCTATGGGTTGAGGATTTCTGTTTAGGTTGTAAAAGCTGAGTGACCCTGCGTTGGCCAAATCCTGATTTAGGAAAAGAATATAGGAGTATGTCTTATAATATAGTAATATCCTGCGAGGGTCTTTGGCGTCAATGCATTTGATTTTCCCTGGAAACAAGGGGTGGTAATTGGCGATGAAGTTTCCTGAGAAGTCCAGTTTGGTGAGGTTACCTTTGGCAGCAATCAATAGATTCCCTCTATCATCACAGCTTATTTTGTTACCAGTGTATTGTGCTGATTTCGCTTGTTCGAAATGATAATATTGTCCAAAAGCAATATTTTGGAGGAGGAAAAGTAATACAATGCCAGTGTTAATAATTTTATTCATAATGAATACTTAATACTTCGTCAATAATTGGGCGTTGGTTGAGTAAACGAGGAACTTTATGTTGCCCACCCAATTTGCCTTTGCTTTTTAACCAAGCATAAAAGGTGCCAGGTTTTAAGCTGGTGAGATGAGGGGGGTGTAATATCATGTCTTTATATCTTTTGGCTTCGTAATCTGAATTTAAGGATTTTAGCGCATTGTCCAAAGCATCTCCAAAAACAGCCAAGTCCGTTGGGGCTTTTATAAATTCAAACATCCAATCGTGTCTGGCTTGCGCTCCGTTTTTAATATCAGCAGGACCTGCCATATACTCATCTACTATCACATTGCATTTTTCGCAAGCTACTTTTAAAGCTCGTTCGGCATTGTCGAGAATAATTTCTTCTCCCACCAAATTAATAAAGTATTTGGTTCGGCCAGTAATTAAAAACCGATAGGGATTAGTAGAAGTGAATTCAATGGTGTCTCCAATTTTATAGCGCCATAATCCTGCATTAGTGGAGATGAGGAGGGCGTAATTCACCCCTAATTCTACTTCACCAAGTGGAATGACTTGTGGAAATTCTTTATCAATTTCACTCATAGGAATGAATTCATAGAATATTCCATAATCTAACATTAAAAGCATCTCATTGCTATCTGTTCGGTCTTGGATTCCGAAAAAACCTTCAGAAGCATTATAAGTTTCCTGATAATTGATTCCACTCGGGCCAACTAATTCAGCAAACTGTTTGCGGTAGGGTTCGAATTTAATTCCACCGTGAATAAATACCTCCAAATTGGGCCAAATCTCTTTAATATATTTTTGACCACTTATTTCTAAAATCTTTTTCACTAATAATAAAGTCCATGATGGAACACCAGAAAGTGAAGTTACATCTTCCTCCATGGTGATTAATGCCATTTTTTCAATTTTACTTTCCCACTCGTCCATCAAGGCGATTTCTCTATTGGGAGTACGGAGAATTTGAGCCCAAAAGGGGAGGTTCTCAATTAAAATAGCAGAAAGATCACCATCGTAATACTCCTCATTATTTACATCTGAAATATTATGACTACCGCCCATAGCTATACTTCGACCATCAAAAACCATAGTCTCGGGATGATTGTTAACGTAGATGGATAGCATGTCTTTTCCAGCTTTGAAATGGCACTCTTCTAAAGCGTGTCGACTTACTGGAATATATTTGCTCTTTCCGGCGGTAGTGCCCGATGATTTAGCAAACCATTTAATATCAGAAGGCCAGAGTAAATCTTGTTCACCAGCTCGCAGCCGGTCGATATATGGTTTCAAGGTAGCATAAGAATGTATTGGAACTCGTTGACGATATTGCTCGTAATTGCGAATGGAGTCAAAGTCATATTTTTTTCCAAATTCGGTTTCTCTGCCTGCTTGTAATAATTTCTTAAACCATTCCTCTTGCACATCATGAGGGTATTTCATAAACAAATCAATCTGATGAATTCGCTTTTTAATGATCCAAGTTATAACGGAATTAATGATGGCCATATTGAAATTTTAGGTGTTCAAATCTACGAAAATTAGGCGTTCATAAATGACCTTAATTGGTCTAATTTTTTACTAAAATCATATTATCTTCATAAATACTAAATTGTAATCCAAATACACTTATTATTTTCTAATTTTGTATTTCAATTTATGGATAGAAAAACGCTTTTTGTAGAGGTTATTTTACCACTTCCACTCGATGGAAGTTTTACCTATCGTGTGCCTTTCGAAATGAATGAAATGGTAGCGCAAGGGATGCGAGTTCTGGTGCAGTTTGGCACTAGAAAAGTATATGCGGCTTTAGTGGTTTCTGTGCATGAAAACATTCCTCAGAATTATCAACCCAAATATATTTTGGCAGTATTAGATGCTTATCCTATTGTAAATCAATACCAATTGAAATTCTGGACTTGGATTTCTAAATATTATATCTCAGGTATAGGAGAGGTGATGAATGCGGCGCTTCCCACAGCTTTTAAGCTAAGTAGCGAATCGAAATTGGTCTTAAATCCCGATTTTGAGATTGGTAGTATTTCTTTAAATGAAAAAGAAGCATTAATATTAACAGCACTTCAGAATCAGGATAATATAAGTATTACTCAGGCATCAGAACTTACCGATTTAAAAAAAGTATTTCCTCTCATTAAAACCATGACCGAGAAGGGCATTGTATTGATGGAGGAGGAGCTAGAAGATAAATATAAGGTAAGGAAAGAGACTAGAGTTCAGTTGGTAGAGGAGTATAGAGAAGAAGAGGCTTTACGAGAATTGTTTAGTCAACTAGAAAAACGAGCCTTTAAGCAGTTGGAAGTGGTAATGGCTTTTTTGCACTTATCACAAAAGCGAGGCGGGAATCATTTAGATTTACCTAAGAAAGAACTTTTATCTCAACTTGAAAATGGAGCATCTGCCTATGCTTCTTTAGAGAAAAAAGGGGTGTTTTTTAGTTTTGAGCAAAGTATTAGCCGTTTGGTGGATTTTGCAAAAGCCAAAGAAGTAGAAAGTATAGAATTGAGCTTTGCGCAAAATGAAGCTTTTGAGGCGGTGAAAAACAGTTTTGGAAAACAACCAGCTTGCCTATTGCATGGGATTACCGGAAGTGGAAAGACCGAAATCTATATCAAATTGATGGATGAGGTGATTAAAGAAGGGAAGCAAGTATTATACCTTCTTCCTGAAATTGCCTTAACGGCTCAAATCATTAATAGATTACGAAAGTATTTCGGTGAGAAAGTGGGTGTTTATCATTCTCGCTATAACATCCATGAGCGAGTTGAAATCTGGAATAAAGTTTTGAATGAAGAAGAAGGAACGCCTTCTTATCAAATCATATTGTCGGCTCGCTCGGGGGTGTTTTTACCCTTTAAAAACCTAGGTTTAATTATTGTGGATGAAGAACATGATAATAGTTATAAGCAATTTGATCCTGCTCCTCGTTATCATGCTCGCGATGCGGCTTTAGTATTGGCAAATCAGCATAAAGCCAAAGTGGTTTTAGGTTCTGCCACACCGTCGGTAGAAACTTATTATAATGCACGATCAGGAAAATATGGTTTGGTGAGTTTGACCGAGCGATTTGGTGAAGGTCGATTGCCAGAGATTTTGGTGTCTGATGTGAAGCATGAAACCAAAAGAAAAACCATGAATGGGCATTTCTCTTCCTTCTTAATGATGCATGTAAAAGAGGCCTTGGAAAGAAATGAACAAGTAATACTATTCCAAAATAGAAGAGGCTTTGCGCCACGCTTAGAATGTGAAGTCTGTAACTGGATTCCAGAATGTCCAAATTGTGATATCAGCTTGGTGTATCATAAAAATCAGAACCGATTGCGATGTCATATTTGCGGACATTCCTCTCATTTAATGCATACCTGTGGGAGTTGTGGTAGTAAAGAAGTCAGAATGAAAGGCTTTGGTACAGAAAAACTAGAGGAGGATTTATCAATCATTCTCCCTGAGGCTAGAATCAAGCGTATGGATTTAGATACCACCAGAGCCAAGAATGCCTTTGAAAAAATATTTGAGGATTTCGCTGATAAGAAGATCGATATTTTAGTGGGAACACAAATGGTCACCAAAGGATTAGATTTTGAGAATGTGAGTGTTGTGGGGGTTTTAAATGCCGATAATATGATCAATTTCCCTGACTTTAGAGCTTTCGAACGCAGTTTTCAAATGTTGGTGCAGGTGAGCGGTAGGGCAGGTAGAAAAGAGAAAAAAGGTAAAGTCATTATCCAATCTTTTAATCCCTATCATTCTGTTATTCGCTATGTGATAGAGAATAGTTATCAAAAAATGTATGACAGCCAGATTTTGGAAAGAAGAAATTATAAATATCCTCCATTCTATCGTTTGATTCGCTTTACTTTAAAGCACAAAGATTATAGGGTACTCAATGAGGCCATGCAAGATTTTTCTAGCCTTCTGAGAGAAAAATTCGGACAAAGAATCATAGGTCCAGAATACCCCATGGTTGCACGAATGCGTAATCTTTATCTTAAAGAAGTATTATTAAAATTAGAAAAAGGCTATCCTATTGATTCCTCTCGCAAGGTCATTCATGATATTCTCGATGCCTTCAATAGCGGAAAGCAATATAAAGCCATTCGTGTGGTGATTGATGTGGATCCTATGTAGTTCTAAGGAGTACTTAAAGATTATAGAGTACTTAGAGTTTAAAGTTTGATGTTCGACTTTTCAAAGTTCAAAGTTGAGTTTCTTGATAGAATCGCCTATGATTGGAGGATTAAAAGTATGAGAGCTTTTTGGTCATTGAGCTTCGATCACTTGTCGAAATTGTCGTAGTGAAAGGATAGCGCCCTTGAGTTTTTAACTGGTTTGTTTCTGAATCTAGGGCTCCAATCCTTTCGTTATACTCAAGATTTTGATCCCTTAGCGAGCTTTGCGAAAACCTTTGCGAAAACCTTTGCGTTTCCTTTGCGTGGAATGACAGCTAAAATAGTACTTAGAGTATTTAATTGCCTAAAGTATTTAGAGTTGGGGTTTTTTTGTAGTTTGATCATATTTCCTTTATTTTTATTTCAATCCTATATCAATGAAATCAGGGGGGCTTTTTTTCGTATTTGACTATCTTCTTTTCAAAGTCAAAATAAATTGAATGCGCATCCATTTAGGCCATTTTTTAATAAGATTTCTTAAGTTGCTCATTATCCGAGCCTTAATTTTAATAAGCAAATGCTCATTATTCTTATTAATTAAATCTGTTCTAAATAAGCATTTCGACAACATTCTGGAGTCTGAAATACCTAAATTTACTGGGTTTTCGAATATACTTATTGAATATTCGATAGTGAGTGTTTTGTTAATTCATTGGTTGATTGTTTATTAAATAACATTACTGCATATATTTACCCTGAGAATAAGTGAAAAAGCTAACCAATATTGGGGCTAGCGATGTGTTGTTTAATTTTAATATTTATTCAATGGATGAGATGAAGAATCTAAATGAAAAGGACTATCACATTAGTTTCTTTCAACCAACAACTAAATTGGCAAAATTTAACCGGAATTTATCCATCACCCTATTAACAGTTTGGGCTGTTTGTATTTTTGGATTTCAAATCTTTTTAAAAGTAATTGAAGAACCTACTCCCGAAATGGCTTATGTGGAATACCAAGGTGTTTGGAATCAGTTAAAAAGTGGTCAGGCTAGTGATTTGGAAAAACAAGTGTTCATTAAGTCTGCCTTATCCGTTTTGGGAAAAGTAACACTTAAACCAGAGGATCGTGTTTATTTGAATGCTGCGGTGAGTCATTTTACTTTTGAATTGGCGGGGGAAAGTCAAAAGGCCTTACTTGGTAATAAAATTGAAATTCTGAGGAGTGCTGAATTCGGGAAATCCGACTATCCTAATCAAAAAGCAGATTTAGGTTCTTTAAGCGCAAAATTGATTAATGTGGAGCCTTATAGTTTGGAAGCTAAATTATTGCCTATAGAACTTGCAGCGGCTAGTTCTTCCACTCTTAATACTGAAATGGTTGAAATGGTGATGGCTAAATATCTGATACATAATCAATCCTTTCTTACCGATTATGTTTTTTTGGGATTTCCTTTCCATTACTTCTATACTGGGGTATTCCTACTGATTCTATTTGTAGGTATTTGTCTTTATTATTGTATCGCTACGGATAAAGCTATGTTTAGGCTTGGCATTACAGAAGAATAATCATGGGTTTTCATCAAAATTCGAATATTAAAAGCATAGATATGAAAAAGATTTTATTGGCAATTTCCATATTGCTTCCAGGATATATATTTGCAAATGCCTCAACCACTTTGGAAGGCGGTTTTAAATTGGGTCCTGCATTAATTCTATTAAGCATCCTCATTTTGTTTGTGGTGGTGGGGATTGTTTTTCGTGCCAAAGACACCAATGATTTTTTTGCAGCAGGCCGAAAAATCTCAAAAGTAGGCTCAGGAATGGCGATTGCCTCGAACTGGATGAGTGCCGCTTCTTTCTTGGGAATGGCTGCTTTAATGTATGGTAGCGGATATCATGGTTTAGCTTATGTGATAGGCTGGACAGGTGGATATGTATTGTTACTTGTTTTAATGGCAGGTCAGATTAGAAAATATGGAAAGTATACCGCTGCCGATTTTATTGGCGATAGATTTTATTCAAAAACATTAAGAATTAGTGGTGCCATTGTAGCCATTCTGATTTCAATAGCTTATTGTGTGGGGCAATTTGGAGGAATAGGACTATTATTTAAGTGGATATTAGGTATTGATTATGCTGTTGCTGTAATGGTTGGTGGAGCTGTGGTTTTAAGCTATACATTAATATCAGGTATGCTTGGAGTCACCAAAAATATGCAGATTCAATATATTATCATTATTATTTCTTTCTTGATACCACTTTTTATACTCTCCTTCAAATATGATTATTTCTGGTTGCTTCCTCAAATTGGATATGGTTCTATTGTTACTGATATTGTAACCGGAATTCCTGCGCCAGAAATGGTCAATATGGTGAACTCCTTCGGGCATGACTTTGCCATTACGCCAAGTCCCGAATATGCCATGCCTTGGGACCCTTCAAGTGGACAAACTTTTTTCCAGTTTATGGCTATTACTTTCTCTTTAATGGTAGGAACCGCAGGTTTGCCACACGTTATTCAGCGTTTTTATGTAGTGCCTAAAGTACGTGATGCGCGTTGGTCAGTGGTTTGGGGCTTATTCTTCATCTGTATTTTATATTGGAGTGCCCCAGTTTATTCTGCCTTGGGAACTATTCTTTCTGCAAACCCTGAAGTTGGAAAATTATCTAAAGATGCCATTGTAGTATACACGGCTCAGCTTGGAAATATCAATCCTCTTATTGTTGGTCTTTTAGCTGCCGGAGGAGTTTCTGCAGCATTTTCTACGGTTTCTGGATTGTTAGTAGCTGGTGCCTCTGCATTCTCCCACGATTTATATGTGAAGGTCATTAATCCAAGCTGTTCTCCAAAAAGACAACTGGCAATGGCGCGTTGGGCGACTGTATTAATGGCCATTATAGTAACACTTATTGCTTTAATGAAATTAGCATTAATTGGCCAGTTAGTGGCTGTTGCTTTTTCTTTAGCTGGTTGTACTATCTTTCCATTATTCCTTCTGGGAATTTGGTGGAGTGGTTCCAATAGAAAAGGCGCTACATGGGGATTAATAGTTGGGGGTATGGTTTCTCTTATTGCAATCACCTATTTTGTTGCCGGAAAATTTAATCTAATACTTCCTGCCCATGAGTTTATGAACTATTGGTTAGGCGCTTGGTATTTTGCATGGATTGGTGCACCATTAGCCATATTAACTAATATCATTGTTTCGAAATTTACGGAAGAAACTCCAGTGGAAATTAGAAAGTTCTTAGTTGAAAATGTACATAGTTAAAAATGGGAATCATTAAGTTTAACCGTACTTCAGGAATTCTTAGTATCGTAATGGTGATTATATTCATAGCTGGCCTGTGGTATGCCAATCTCTATTATAGTCGGGTTAATGATGCTGAAGATCCTCGAGTAAGGCATGCTAAGGAGTTATATAGTGAGTATAATAATCTGGCAGTCGAGAAAAAGTATAATGATATTTTTGATTTACTGGACTCTATCTATCTTATATATGCTCAATTAGATGATTATCAGAATTCTTATGAAGTAGCAGTACTCCATAATAACCGAGCTGCAGTATTGTTAAATATTGCTTTGTTTGAAGCGGTTTCCCAAGTGGAAAGGGATTCTATTATTGGTCTTTCAGAGTGTGAAATTCTAGAGGGAATTAATATTTACGATGATTGGCTTCTGAAATTTGGAGAGCTAAATCATGAAGAATTGCTGATTCATTTTCAGTCTATTTACCAGAGGGAATTTCCATTATTGGATATATCTTTGCGCAATGATTATGTGAATAAAAGAGTGAAAGAAATAGAAACTGCACAAGTAGAAATGACTCGTAGATTATCTGTGAGTTATACCAATTTGGGCATTGTACTTCGTCATCAAAATCAAGTAGAAAAGGCAGTGGAGTATTATCAATTGGCATTGGAATTATGGCCTGAGAATCTTACTGCTGAAAATAATATTAATATTTTATTGGGAGAGCCTTTGAAAGAGAGGAGTCTTTTAGACAAGATTTTCCCACCAAACAAATAACGATATAATCAAATTTAGTATGAGAAAATTATTCTTATTCGTGTTTTTAATTCCATTTCTATCTTTTGGACAAGAGGTGAGTGAGGTGAAAGTTAAAGTAGGCGGCTTT
It encodes the following:
- a CDS encoding GH3 auxin-responsive promoter family protein codes for the protein MAIINSVITWIIKKRIHQIDLFMKYPHDVQEEWFKKLLQAGRETEFGKKYDFDSIRNYEQYRQRVPIHSYATLKPYIDRLRAGEQDLLWPSDIKWFAKSSGTTAGKSKYIPVSRHALEECHFKAGKDMLSIYVNNHPETMVFDGRSIAMGGSHNISDVNNEEYYDGDLSAILIENLPFWAQILRTPNREIALMDEWESKIEKMALITMEEDVTSLSGVPSWTLLLVKKILEISGQKYIKEIWPNLEVFIHGGIKFEPYRKQFAELVGPSGINYQETYNASEGFFGIQDRTDSNEMLLMLDYGIFYEFIPMSEIDKEFPQVIPLGEVELGVNYALLISTNAGLWRYKIGDTIEFTSTNPYRFLITGRTKYFINLVGEEIILDNAERALKVACEKCNVIVDEYMAGPADIKNGAQARHDWMFEFIKAPTDLAVFGDALDNALKSLNSDYEAKRYKDMILHPPHLTSLKPGTFYAWLKSKGKLGGQHKVPRLLNQRPIIDEVLSIHYE
- the priA gene encoding primosomal protein N'; its protein translation is MDRKTLFVEVILPLPLDGSFTYRVPFEMNEMVAQGMRVLVQFGTRKVYAALVVSVHENIPQNYQPKYILAVLDAYPIVNQYQLKFWTWISKYYISGIGEVMNAALPTAFKLSSESKLVLNPDFEIGSISLNEKEALILTALQNQDNISITQASELTDLKKVFPLIKTMTEKGIVLMEEELEDKYKVRKETRVQLVEEYREEEALRELFSQLEKRAFKQLEVVMAFLHLSQKRGGNHLDLPKKELLSQLENGASAYASLEKKGVFFSFEQSISRLVDFAKAKEVESIELSFAQNEAFEAVKNSFGKQPACLLHGITGSGKTEIYIKLMDEVIKEGKQVLYLLPEIALTAQIINRLRKYFGEKVGVYHSRYNIHERVEIWNKVLNEEEGTPSYQIILSARSGVFLPFKNLGLIIVDEEHDNSYKQFDPAPRYHARDAALVLANQHKAKVVLGSATPSVETYYNARSGKYGLVSLTERFGEGRLPEILVSDVKHETKRKTMNGHFSSFLMMHVKEALERNEQVILFQNRRGFAPRLECEVCNWIPECPNCDISLVYHKNQNRLRCHICGHSSHLMHTCGSCGSKEVRMKGFGTEKLEEDLSIILPEARIKRMDLDTTRAKNAFEKIFEDFADKKIDILVGTQMVTKGLDFENVSVVGVLNADNMINFPDFRAFERSFQMLVQVSGRAGRKEKKGKVIIQSFNPYHSVIRYVIENSYQKMYDSQILERRNYKYPPFYRLIRFTLKHKDYRVLNEAMQDFSSLLREKFGQRIIGPEYPMVARMRNLYLKEVLLKLEKGYPIDSSRKVIHDILDAFNSGKQYKAIRVVIDVDPM
- a CDS encoding VC_2705 family sodium/solute symporter, with the protein product MKKILLAISILLPGYIFANASTTLEGGFKLGPALILLSILILFVVVGIVFRAKDTNDFFAAGRKISKVGSGMAIASNWMSAASFLGMAALMYGSGYHGLAYVIGWTGGYVLLLVLMAGQIRKYGKYTAADFIGDRFYSKTLRISGAIVAILISIAYCVGQFGGIGLLFKWILGIDYAVAVMVGGAVVLSYTLISGMLGVTKNMQIQYIIIIISFLIPLFILSFKYDYFWLLPQIGYGSIVTDIVTGIPAPEMVNMVNSFGHDFAITPSPEYAMPWDPSSGQTFFQFMAITFSLMVGTAGLPHVIQRFYVVPKVRDARWSVVWGLFFICILYWSAPVYSALGTILSANPEVGKLSKDAIVVYTAQLGNINPLIVGLLAAGGVSAAFSTVSGLLVAGASAFSHDLYVKVINPSCSPKRQLAMARWATVLMAIIVTLIALMKLALIGQLVAVAFSLAGCTIFPLFLLGIWWSGSNRKGATWGLIVGGMVSLIAITYFVAGKFNLILPAHEFMNYWLGAWYFAWIGAPLAILTNIIVSKFTEETPVEIRKFLVENVHS